GGGGCCAACCACACCGATCTTCGCCCCCGGATAGAAAGCCATGGTGACGTTGTTCAAAATAACTTTGTCACCGTGTGCCTTCCGCACATTTTTCATGGTGTAAATAAATTCACCCATTAACTTCCGCCGTCCTTTAATACCGTTGTCGTCGTTTGACGTTTCGCTGTGTGGTCAACACTGTTAGCAGGTTGATTTTCGCTGGCGCGACCTGCGCCGGGCAGACAACTGCAACCAGTGAAGACATCTACTCCATCGTCAAAGATACATGATGTGGGCGAGGTTCTTTGCCCCGGGATTCAGACCACTGGTACACCCAGCCTGGTGTGGATGCGTGAACGACACCACTATCGCAGGATATTAAAACGGTGGCGTGCTGGTGGCGCTGCCAACAAGTTCGTCAGCAGGTTCTTGTTCACCATCATCACCGATCCGTGTCTGCTCCGCGACCGACGGCTGATAGGAAGAAGAATCGATCCAGGTTTTTTCTTGCTCCACGAGGTTGCCAGAGGAATCCGGTGCCGCCAACATCACGGTTTGTGTGGGGCTTACCGTATTGGTGAGATAGCGACCCAGATCCGGCCCAATATGGCTTGCTCGTAGCACGAGTTTTGATCGGGGATTGCCATCTTTGTCTTCCCAGGTGCGGGTGACGAGGATTCCGACCACTATCACCGACATGCCTTTGGCTATTGATCGGCGGGTATTTTCAGCAAGTTTGCGCCATGCCTCTACAGAGACATACAGCTCGTCGCATTCTTTCCAGTTGCCTTCTTCGTCCAGTCGGCTGCGATGGGCACCGACTCGAAAGTTACACACCCCATTATCAGCAGCGACCTGGTGATAGGTCGGGTCGGTAAGCACCACGCCGGTGACTGTCATTGTTTGCTGTGGCATAACCCTGACACAGTCCTTCCTTGTTGTTCTCGTCGCAAAAGGCGAGATGCCAATGCACCGCTGTGGTCTTGCATGAGGTCGTAGTCTGCATCATCGCTGAAGTACTTGATGTTGGTTTGCAGGTTGCGCCACAGCTCTCCACTTTCGGCGATGCGCGTATGGCTGCCGAACGGAGCGGGAATCTTCTATTCCTAGCCATCAGTGGTGTGTTGCATGCTCGTGTGTGTTTCGACTTGTGCACTGTCACACCTGGTTCCCTGGTGTAGCGACGTCAACGAAAACTGGCACCTTGGCTGCAGGTATCGGTGGTTTGAGTTTCCTAGCGTTGCCGCTGGATGGTCAACAATCAGGCTGTTCTTTTGCCATCCGGGCGAGCATTGGGCAAACCAACAACAGCACCCGTCAACAGTGCGAGTTCTTCAGTGATGTTGCACTGTAGAAAGCATTGTGTTGACGAGTGCTGCAAGGTCGTTATGCGATGGGTGTGGGCAGCAAGACGCGCTAAATTTTTCTCCTAGCTGTGCACTACAAGGGTGTTGTGCCCTAAACAGTTGGTGTATTCATATGCCCGATTATTCGGTGAAATCCCGGCGGCGGCTTCTATTGCCCTGTTGGATGTTCCTGTTGCCAATCGGCAAATTCTTCATCGCTGAGCTGTGTGAATTTTTTTCCTCTTTGCCGCGGGGATGTGC
The Corynebacterium choanae DNA segment above includes these coding regions:
- a CDS encoding single-stranded DNA-binding protein, with protein sequence MPQQTMTVTGVVLTDPTYHQVAADNGVCNFRVGAHRSRLDEEGNWKECDELYVSVEAWRKLAENTRRSIAKGMSVIVVGILVTRTWEDKDGNPRSKLVLRASHIGPDLGRYLTNTVSPTQTVMLAAPDSSGNLVEQEKTWIDSSSYQPSVAEQTRIGDDGEQEPADELVGSATSTPPF